A portion of the Streptomyces sp. YPW6 genome contains these proteins:
- a CDS encoding DUF1876 domain-containing protein encodes MTRIAVGWHIDLEFEEDTHRTRAAALVRLSDGTEVRAHGYASRHPSDADQQRVGEEIAGARALNELAMKLLTKAHDEIDEASGRTSYPLT; translated from the coding sequence ATGACCAGGATCGCTGTCGGATGGCACATCGACCTCGAATTCGAGGAGGACACGCACCGCACGCGCGCGGCGGCGCTCGTCCGCCTCTCCGACGGAACAGAGGTACGCGCCCACGGCTATGCCAGCCGCCATCCCTCGGATGCCGACCAGCAGCGGGTCGGCGAGGAGATCGCGGGGGCCAGGGCGCTCAACGAACTGGCGATGAAACTGCTGACCAAGGCGCACGACGAGATCGACGAGGCGTCGGGCAGGACGTCGTACCCGCTGACCTGA
- a CDS encoding S9 family peptidase, producing MADTPGSPDSAARDRDEAESASAFAHPPVAPDATAAYGDHPDQVVDFYAPRDGRTGVPLVVLLHGGAWRAPYDRAHASPLADFLARRGFAVASVEYRRGGDDIPRQRGGSGPATAGADPVAGRWPETFDDVAAALDALPVLAGRALPGADVRRIVVTGHSAGGHLALWAAARHVLPEGSPWRLPAPPPLRGVVALAPIADFATAVRLGVCGGAVTQLLGGEAGFADRAAHADPGMLLPTGIATAIVQGVEDIVVPQAVSEAYVDAAAQAGETVGLTLLGGVGHFPLIDPAADACAVVAEEITQLAW from the coding sequence ATGGCGGACACCCCGGGTTCCCCGGACTCTGCGGCGCGTGATCGGGACGAGGCGGAGAGCGCGTCGGCGTTCGCCCATCCTCCCGTCGCCCCCGACGCCACCGCCGCCTACGGGGACCATCCCGACCAGGTCGTCGACTTCTACGCCCCGCGCGACGGCCGCACCGGCGTCCCGCTCGTCGTCCTGCTGCACGGCGGCGCCTGGCGGGCCCCGTACGACCGGGCCCACGCCTCCCCGCTCGCGGACTTCCTGGCCCGCCGGGGCTTCGCCGTGGCCAGCGTGGAGTACCGGCGCGGCGGCGACGACATCCCGCGGCAGCGCGGCGGGAGCGGGCCGGCGACCGCCGGTGCGGACCCGGTCGCGGGGCGCTGGCCGGAGACCTTCGACGACGTGGCCGCGGCCCTGGACGCGCTGCCCGTGCTGGCCGGCCGCGCGCTGCCGGGCGCCGATGTTCGGCGGATCGTGGTCACCGGTCACTCCGCGGGCGGCCACCTCGCCCTGTGGGCGGCGGCGCGCCACGTCCTGCCCGAGGGGTCGCCGTGGCGGCTGCCGGCCCCGCCGCCGCTGCGCGGGGTCGTCGCCCTGGCCCCGATCGCGGACTTCGCCACGGCGGTCCGGCTGGGGGTGTGCGGCGGTGCGGTCACCCAGCTGCTGGGCGGGGAGGCCGGCTTCGCGGATCGCGCGGCGCACGCCGACCCCGGGATGCTGCTGCCGACCGGGATCGCCACCGCGATCGTCCAGGGAGTCGAGGACATCGTCGTCCCGCAGGCCGTCTCGGAGGCGTACGTCGACGCGGCGGCCCAGGCCGGCGAGACGGTCGGGCTGACGCTGCTCGGCGGCGTCGGGCACTTCCCGCTGATCGACCCCGCCGCCGACGCCTGCGCCGTCGTCGCCGAGGAGATCACCCAGCTCGCCTGGTGA
- a CDS encoding tryptophan 2,3-dioxygenase family protein codes for MSTNHPDPEATGADTPYLDFAGTTPYEDYVQADVLTHLQHLRSDDPGEMVFLVTTQVMELWFTVIVHEWETATRALREDRIPVARDALKRSLRELEALNESWRPLAGLTPAQFNSYRGSLGEGSGFQSAMYRRMEFLLGDKSASMLVPHRGAPRVYAELEKALGEPSLYDETLALLARRGYAVPESVTTRDLTQRYEPSPEVEAVWAQIYASDDQNDELVRLGELLTDVGELVWRWRNDHLVATRRAMGSKTGTGGSAGVAWLEKRATKNVFPELWTARSHV; via the coding sequence ATGTCGACCAACCACCCCGACCCCGAAGCCACCGGTGCGGACACCCCGTACCTGGACTTCGCGGGCACGACTCCGTACGAGGACTATGTCCAGGCGGATGTCCTGACCCACCTCCAGCACCTGCGCTCGGACGATCCCGGCGAGATGGTCTTCCTGGTCACCACCCAGGTCATGGAGCTGTGGTTCACCGTCATCGTCCACGAGTGGGAGACCGCCACCCGCGCCCTGCGCGAGGACCGCATACCCGTCGCGCGCGACGCCCTGAAGCGTTCGCTGCGCGAGCTGGAGGCGCTCAACGAGTCCTGGCGGCCGCTCGCCGGGCTCACCCCCGCCCAGTTCAACTCCTACCGGGGCTCCCTCGGCGAGGGGTCGGGCTTCCAGTCCGCGATGTACCGGCGGATGGAGTTCCTGCTCGGCGACAAGTCCGCCTCCATGCTGGTGCCGCACCGGGGCGCACCCCGGGTGTACGCCGAGCTGGAGAAGGCGCTCGGTGAGCCCAGCCTGTACGACGAGACCCTCGCCCTGCTGGCCCGGCGCGGATACGCCGTCCCCGAGAGCGTCACCACCCGGGACCTGACCCAGCGGTACGAGCCCTCGCCCGAGGTCGAGGCCGTGTGGGCGCAGATCTACGCCTCCGACGACCAGAACGACGAGCTGGTCCGCCTCGGTGAGCTGCTCACCGACGTGGGCGAGCTGGTGTGGCGATGGCGCAACGACCACCTCGTCGCCACCCGCCGCGCGATGGGCTCCAAGACCGGCACCGGCGGTTCCGCCGGGGTCGCCTGGCTGGAGAAGCGCGCCACGAAGAACGTCTTCCCCGAGCTGTGGACGGCGCGCAGCCATGTCTGA
- a CDS encoding response regulator transcription factor: MSDTDIRVLIVDDQMMVREGFSVLLNAMPGITVVGEALDGRQALDQVAALRPDVVLMDIRMPEMNGIEATREIVARDADAKVLVLTTFDLDEYVYQALRAGASGFLLKDASARQLADGVRVVASGEALLAPTVTRRLITEFSKLAEAPRPPALARIGDLTERETEVLVLIAQGLSNAEIASHLIVAESTIKTHVSRILVKLGLRDRTQAAVFAYEARLVTPG, translated from the coding sequence ATGAGCGACACCGACATCCGGGTCCTGATCGTCGACGACCAGATGATGGTCCGCGAGGGCTTCTCGGTCCTGCTCAACGCGATGCCGGGGATCACCGTCGTGGGCGAGGCGCTGGACGGCCGGCAGGCCCTCGACCAGGTCGCCGCCCTGCGCCCGGACGTCGTCCTGATGGACATCCGCATGCCGGAGATGAACGGCATCGAGGCGACCCGCGAGATCGTCGCGCGGGACGCCGACGCGAAGGTCCTGGTGCTGACCACCTTCGATCTCGACGAGTACGTCTACCAGGCGCTGCGGGCCGGGGCCTCGGGCTTCCTCCTCAAGGACGCCTCGGCCCGGCAGCTCGCCGACGGGGTACGGGTGGTCGCCTCGGGTGAGGCGCTGCTCGCCCCGACGGTGACCCGGCGGCTGATCACGGAGTTCTCCAAGCTCGCGGAGGCCCCCAGGCCGCCCGCCCTGGCCCGGATCGGGGACCTCACCGAGCGCGAGACGGAGGTGCTGGTCCTCATCGCGCAGGGGCTGTCCAACGCGGAGATCGCCTCGCACCTGATCGTCGCCGAGTCCACGATCAAGACGCACGTCAGCCGCATCCTGGTGAAGCTGGGGCTGCGCGACCGGACCCAGGCGGCGGTGTTCGCGTACGAGGCGCGGCTGGTCACCCCGGGGTAG
- a CDS encoding cytochrome P450, producing MHVSFDPWSPAFVADPYPAYSALRAAGRAHWFEPTGQWLIPHHSDVSALLRDRRLGRTYLHRFSHEEFGRTPPPPEHEPFTTLNGQGILDLEAPDHPRIRRLISKAFTPRTVENLAPTVRRLAAELVDAFVAEGGGDLLAEVAEPLPVAVIAEMLGVPEADRGLLRPWSAAICGMFELNPSAETAAAAVSASVDFSAYLRGLIAERRTAPGDDLISALIAAHDEGERLTEQEMISTCVLLLNAGHEATVNTTVNGWRTLFHHPEQLAALRADPALLPTAIEELLRYDTPLQMFERWVLDDIEIDGQVIRRGAEVALLFGSANRDPERFARPDALDLSRTDNPHITFGAGIHFCLGAPLARLELAASFGELLRKAPALRMTAEPEWQPGYVIRGLRELRAEV from the coding sequence ATGCACGTGTCCTTCGACCCCTGGTCGCCCGCGTTCGTCGCCGATCCCTACCCCGCCTACAGCGCGCTGCGCGCCGCCGGCCGGGCGCACTGGTTCGAGCCGACGGGGCAGTGGCTGATCCCGCACCACTCCGACGTGTCGGCCCTGCTGCGCGACCGGCGCCTCGGGCGTACGTATCTGCACCGCTTCAGCCACGAGGAGTTCGGGCGGACCCCGCCGCCGCCCGAGCACGAGCCGTTCACCACGCTCAACGGGCAGGGCATCCTCGACCTGGAGGCCCCCGACCATCCCCGGATCCGGCGGCTGATCTCCAAGGCGTTCACCCCGCGCACGGTCGAGAACCTCGCCCCGACCGTACGGCGGCTGGCGGCCGAGCTGGTCGACGCGTTCGTCGCCGAGGGCGGCGGGGACCTGCTGGCGGAGGTCGCGGAGCCGCTGCCGGTCGCCGTCATCGCGGAGATGCTGGGCGTTCCGGAGGCGGACCGGGGTCTGCTGCGGCCCTGGTCGGCGGCGATCTGCGGGATGTTCGAGCTGAACCCCTCGGCGGAGACGGCGGCCGCCGCCGTCTCCGCCTCCGTGGACTTCTCCGCGTATCTGCGCGGGCTGATCGCCGAGCGGCGCACCGCCCCCGGCGACGACCTGATCTCGGCGCTCATCGCCGCCCACGACGAGGGCGAGCGGCTGACCGAGCAGGAGATGATCTCGACCTGTGTGCTGCTGCTGAACGCGGGCCACGAGGCGACGGTGAACACCACCGTCAACGGCTGGCGGACCCTCTTCCACCACCCGGAGCAGCTGGCGGCCCTGCGCGCCGACCCCGCGCTGCTGCCGACCGCGATCGAGGAGCTGCTGCGCTACGACACCCCGTTGCAGATGTTCGAACGCTGGGTGCTGGACGACATCGAGATCGACGGCCAGGTGATCCGGCGGGGCGCGGAGGTGGCGCTGCTGTTCGGCTCGGCCAACCGGGACCCGGAGCGGTTCGCGCGCCCGGACGCGCTGGATCTGTCGCGTACGGACAATCCGCACATCACCTTCGGCGCGGGCATCCACTTCTGCCTGGGTGCGCCGCTGGCCCGGCTGGAGCTGGCCGCGTCCTTCGGGGAACTGCTGCGGAAGGCGCCCGCGCTGCGGATGACGGCGGAGCCGGAGTGGCAGCCCGGGTACGTGATCCGGGGGCTGAGGGAGCTGCGGGCGGAGGTGTAG
- a CDS encoding NADH:flavin oxidoreductase → MSGARTSALRPHPALAACRFAGLDLRNRFAVAPMTRVSATRDGRATEQMAAYYEAFARGGFGLLITEGTYTDTAFGQGYLHQPGITDEAQATAWRAVVDRAHAAGARIVLQLMHAGALAQGNRFRDRTAGPSAVRPMGEQLAKYRGGGPWPVPLEMTHGQIDEAVAGFAAAAVRARDTGFDGVEIHAANGYLLDQFLTPYTNLRTDGYGGEIEGRSRLLREVTAAVRDAAGPGFTVGVRLSQGKINNFGWRWQGGDAEAAALFAAAAGAGAGYLHLAGSGRDWLPDGPTLPGLARKVTGLPVIANGGLHEDAVARRVLDEGHADVLAVGTGALANPDLPHKVAARALPVPFDPRVLEPLATLDNALAHAST, encoded by the coding sequence GTGAGCGGCGCCCGCACCAGCGCGTTACGTCCCCATCCTGCCCTCGCCGCCTGCCGGTTCGCGGGTCTCGACCTGCGCAACAGATTCGCGGTCGCCCCCATGACCCGGGTCTCCGCCACCCGGGACGGCCGGGCCACCGAGCAGATGGCCGCGTACTACGAAGCCTTCGCCCGGGGCGGTTTCGGACTCCTGATCACCGAGGGGACCTACACCGACACCGCCTTCGGCCAGGGCTATCTGCACCAGCCCGGCATCACGGACGAGGCGCAGGCCACCGCCTGGCGGGCCGTCGTCGACCGGGCGCACGCCGCCGGCGCGCGCATCGTCCTCCAGCTGATGCACGCCGGCGCCCTGGCCCAGGGGAACCGGTTCCGCGACCGGACCGCCGGCCCGTCGGCGGTCCGGCCGATGGGCGAGCAGCTGGCCAAGTACCGGGGCGGCGGCCCCTGGCCCGTGCCGCTGGAGATGACCCACGGGCAGATCGACGAGGCCGTGGCGGGTTTCGCCGCCGCCGCGGTCCGCGCCCGTGACACCGGCTTCGACGGCGTGGAGATCCACGCCGCCAACGGCTATCTGCTCGACCAGTTCCTCACCCCGTACACCAATCTGCGCACCGACGGGTACGGCGGGGAGATCGAGGGGCGCTCACGGCTCCTCCGGGAGGTGACGGCCGCGGTCAGAGACGCGGCCGGGCCCGGCTTCACGGTCGGCGTCCGGCTCTCCCAGGGAAAGATCAACAACTTCGGGTGGCGGTGGCAGGGGGGCGATGCCGAGGCGGCGGCCCTCTTCGCTGCGGCGGCCGGGGCCGGGGCCGGCTACCTGCACCTCGCGGGCAGCGGACGGGACTGGCTGCCGGACGGGCCGACGCTCCCCGGGCTCGCCCGGAAGGTCACCGGACTGCCCGTGATCGCCAACGGCGGGCTGCACGAGGACGCGGTGGCACGGCGCGTGCTGGACGAGGGGCACGCGGACGTCCTGGCGGTCGGGACGGGGGCGCTGGCCAACCCCGACCTGCCGCACAAGGTGGCCGCGAGGGCCCTCCCCGTGCCGTTCGATCCGCGCGTGCTGGAGCCGCTGGCCACGCTGGACAACGCCCTTGCGCACGCTTCCACTTGA
- a CDS encoding adenylosuccinate synthase, translating into MPALVLLGAQWGDEGKGKATDLLGGSVDYVVRYQGGNNAGHTVVVGDQKYALHLLPSGILSPGCTPVIGNGVVVDPAVLLSELSGLNERGVDTSKLLISGNAHLITPYNVTLDKVTERFLGKRKIGTTGRGIGPTYADKINRVGIRVQDLYDESILEQKVEAALEQKNQLLAKVFNRRAIEAGKVVEDMLQYAERIKPFVADTTLILNEAIDDGKVVLFEGGQGTLLDVDHGTYPFVTSSNPTAGGACTGAGVGPTKISRVIGILKAYTTRVGAGPFPTELFDEDGEALRRIGGERGVTTGRDRRCGWFDAPIARYATRVNGLTDFFLTKLDVLTGWERIPVCVAYEIDGKRVEELPYNQTDFHHAKPIYETLPGWSEDITKAKTFSDLPKNAQGYVKALEEMSGAPISAIGVGPGRTETIEINSFL; encoded by the coding sequence GTGCCCGCACTTGTGCTGCTCGGTGCTCAGTGGGGTGACGAGGGCAAGGGGAAGGCCACCGATCTCCTCGGTGGATCCGTGGACTATGTCGTGCGATACCAGGGCGGTAACAACGCCGGTCACACGGTCGTCGTGGGCGACCAGAAGTACGCACTGCATCTCCTCCCCTCCGGAATCCTGTCGCCGGGCTGTACCCCGGTCATCGGGAACGGTGTCGTGGTCGACCCGGCGGTCCTGCTCTCCGAGCTGAGCGGTCTGAACGAGCGAGGCGTCGACACGTCCAAGCTTCTGATCAGCGGCAACGCTCATTTGATCACTCCGTACAATGTCACGCTCGACAAGGTGACCGAGCGCTTCCTCGGGAAGCGCAAGATCGGTACGACGGGCCGGGGCATCGGCCCGACCTACGCCGACAAGATCAACCGGGTGGGGATCCGCGTCCAGGACCTCTACGACGAGTCGATCCTGGAGCAGAAGGTCGAGGCCGCGCTGGAGCAGAAGAACCAGCTCCTGGCCAAGGTCTTCAACCGCCGGGCGATCGAGGCCGGCAAGGTCGTCGAGGACATGCTCCAGTACGCGGAGCGGATCAAGCCGTTCGTCGCCGACACGACCCTGATCCTGAACGAAGCCATCGACGACGGCAAGGTCGTGCTCTTCGAGGGCGGCCAGGGCACCCTGCTCGACGTCGACCACGGCACGTACCCCTTCGTCACCTCGTCGAACCCGACCGCGGGCGGCGCCTGCACCGGTGCCGGTGTCGGCCCGACGAAGATCAGCCGCGTGATCGGCATCCTCAAGGCCTATACGACGCGTGTGGGCGCCGGTCCGTTCCCGACCGAGCTGTTCGACGAGGACGGCGAGGCGCTGCGGCGCATCGGCGGCGAGCGCGGTGTCACCACCGGCCGTGACCGCCGCTGCGGCTGGTTCGACGCCCCGATCGCGCGGTACGCGACCCGGGTCAACGGCCTGACCGACTTCTTCCTCACCAAGCTGGACGTCCTCACCGGCTGGGAGCGGATCCCGGTCTGCGTGGCGTACGAGATCGACGGCAAGCGCGTCGAGGAGCTCCCGTACAACCAGACCGACTTCCACCACGCGAAGCCGATCTACGAGACCCTGCCGGGCTGGTCCGAGGACATCACCAAGGCCAAGACCTTCTCCGACCTGCCGAAGAACGCGCAGGGGTACGTGAAGGCCCTGGAGGAGATGTCGGGCGCGCCGATCTCCGCGATCGGCGTCGGCCCCGGCCGGACCGAGACGATCGAGATCAACTCGTTCCTGTAG
- the kynU gene encoding kynureninase: MSETTTTTTAADGLRARAARLDAADPLAARRDLFALDDGVYLDGNSLGALPVHVPARVQDVLTRQWGELRIRSWDESGWWTAPERIGDRIAPLVGAAAGRIVVGDSTSVNVFKAVVAAARIAGEGRDEILVDATTFPTDGYIAASAARLTGHRIVPVAPADVPSALGPRTAVALLNHVDYRSGRLHDLPGLTAAVHAAGALAVWDLCHSAGALPVGLDEHGVDLAVGCTYKYLNGGPGAPAYLYVAERHQAAFDSPLPGWNSHADPFGMTPGYAPADGSVRGRVGTPDIVSMLTLEAALDVWDGVEVAAVRAKSLALTDFFLECVEAYVPAGRVTSVTPAAHAERGSQVALRCDAAEPVMRRLIERGVVGDLRRPDVLRFGFTPLYVGFADAERAARVLAEVLGEIPSPGPAA; the protein is encoded by the coding sequence ATGTCTGAGACCACGACCACCACGACCGCGGCGGACGGCCTCCGCGCGCGGGCCGCGCGGCTCGACGCCGCCGATCCGCTCGCCGCCCGGCGCGACCTCTTCGCGCTCGACGACGGCGTCTACCTCGACGGCAACTCGCTGGGCGCGCTGCCCGTGCACGTCCCCGCCCGCGTGCAGGACGTCCTCACCCGCCAGTGGGGCGAGCTGCGCATCCGGTCCTGGGACGAGAGCGGCTGGTGGACCGCGCCCGAGCGGATCGGCGACCGGATCGCCCCGCTCGTCGGGGCCGCCGCCGGGCGGATCGTCGTCGGAGACTCGACCAGCGTCAACGTCTTCAAGGCCGTCGTCGCCGCAGCCCGGATCGCGGGCGAGGGACGCGACGAGATCCTGGTTGACGCGACGACCTTTCCCACGGACGGGTACATCGCGGCGTCCGCCGCCCGGCTCACCGGCCACCGGATCGTGCCCGTCGCCCCCGCCGACGTACCGTCCGCGCTCGGTCCCCGTACCGCCGTGGCCCTGCTCAACCACGTCGACTACCGCTCCGGCCGGCTGCACGACCTGCCCGGCCTGACCGCAGCCGTCCACGCGGCGGGCGCGCTCGCGGTGTGGGACCTGTGCCACAGCGCCGGCGCGCTGCCCGTCGGGCTCGACGAGCACGGGGTGGACCTGGCGGTCGGCTGCACGTACAAGTACCTCAACGGCGGCCCCGGTGCGCCCGCCTACCTGTACGTCGCCGAGCGCCACCAGGCGGCCTTCGACTCGCCGCTGCCGGGCTGGAACTCGCACGCCGACCCGTTCGGCATGACCCCCGGCTACGCCCCCGCCGACGGTTCCGTACGGGGCCGGGTCGGCACCCCCGACATCGTCTCCATGCTGACGCTGGAAGCGGCGCTCGACGTGTGGGACGGGGTGGAGGTGGCCGCCGTACGGGCCAAGTCCCTGGCGCTGACGGACTTCTTCCTGGAGTGCGTCGAGGCGTACGTTCCGGCGGGCCGGGTCACCTCCGTCACCCCGGCCGCGCACGCCGAGCGCGGCAGCCAGGTCGCCCTGCGCTGCGACGCCGCCGAGCCCGTGATGCGGCGCCTGATCGAGCGGGGCGTGGTCGGCGACCTGCGGCGGCCGGACGTGCTGCGCTTCGGCTTCACCCCGCTGTACGTCGGATTCGCCGACGCGGAGCGGGCGGCGCGGGTGCTGGCCGAGGTGCTGGGGGAGATCCCGTCGCCCGGCCCGGCCGCCTGA
- a CDS encoding DsbA family protein, with amino-acid sequence MADPVKIKIWSDYVCPFCMLAEGPVEEAIKDVGVEVEVEWLPFELRAHPQPTLRPEDEYLPAIWERAVYPMARRLGVDITLPTVSPQPYTALAFEGYQYAAEHGLGDAYNQRMFRAFFQEDRDLGKVDVLAALAAEVGLDEAGFRAALTDGAYRARHQEALREAAANQVRSVPTLLVGDIRIEGVPRPAQLRKAILDAQARQAEEAGYGAACGIDGTC; translated from the coding sequence ATGGCTGATCCCGTGAAGATCAAGATCTGGTCCGACTACGTCTGCCCCTTCTGCATGCTGGCCGAGGGCCCCGTCGAAGAGGCGATCAAGGACGTCGGCGTCGAGGTGGAAGTCGAGTGGCTGCCCTTCGAGCTGCGCGCCCACCCCCAGCCCACGCTGCGGCCGGAGGACGAGTACCTGCCCGCCATCTGGGAGCGGGCCGTCTACCCCATGGCCCGCCGGCTGGGTGTCGACATCACGCTCCCCACCGTCTCGCCCCAGCCCTACACCGCCCTCGCCTTCGAGGGGTACCAGTACGCGGCCGAGCACGGCCTGGGCGACGCCTACAACCAGCGGATGTTCCGCGCCTTCTTCCAGGAGGACCGGGATCTGGGGAAGGTCGACGTCCTCGCCGCCCTGGCCGCGGAGGTCGGCCTGGACGAGGCCGGGTTCCGGGCCGCGCTGACGGACGGCGCCTACCGCGCCCGGCACCAGGAGGCCCTGCGGGAGGCGGCCGCGAACCAGGTGCGGTCGGTCCCCACCCTGCTCGTCGGGGACATCCGGATCGAGGGCGTCCCGCGCCCGGCCCAGCTGCGCAAGGCGATCCTGGACGCGCAGGCCCGCCAGGCGGAGGAGGCCGGCTACGGCGCGGCCTGCGGCATCGACGGGACGTGCTGA
- a CDS encoding diacylglycerol kinase, translating to MSAAEPPGDGDDQLLVVIDPVARRTDGESVRIAKDVLSAGAHAKICLPDTPEEFARALSRRGARRPVVVGDDHALLRAVALLHRERELAAGALSLVPVGAAHALEVAHALGVPRGAVAAARTALDGAVRRRDLLVDDSDGVVLGRLRIPAPPPPPPGSGTPHAGVTAVWDTCRSLVTSLVRPAPVAASTHPGTHRLRIEADGVLLNDLDTPVRDLSVTSQGGGGLADVVVRTGSGEDVTAEAQAVTVSGADFRYRADIQTGGPVRTRTWTVRAGAWGLMLPGPASADAAAGAGW from the coding sequence GTGTCGGCTGCAGAGCCCCCCGGCGACGGCGACGACCAGCTCCTGGTGGTCATCGACCCGGTCGCCCGCCGGACCGACGGCGAGTCCGTCCGGATCGCCAAGGACGTGCTGAGCGCCGGCGCGCACGCCAAGATCTGCCTTCCGGACACCCCCGAGGAGTTCGCGCGGGCCCTGTCCCGGCGGGGTGCGCGCAGACCCGTCGTCGTCGGTGACGACCACGCGCTGCTGCGCGCCGTCGCCCTGCTGCACCGCGAGCGGGAGCTGGCCGCAGGCGCCCTCTCCCTGGTCCCCGTCGGCGCGGCGCACGCCCTGGAGGTCGCCCACGCCCTCGGCGTCCCCCGGGGCGCGGTGGCGGCCGCCCGTACCGCGCTGGACGGGGCGGTGCGCCGCCGGGACCTGCTGGTCGACGACAGCGACGGCGTGGTCCTGGGCCGCCTGCGCATCCCGGCCCCGCCGCCCCCGCCGCCCGGCTCCGGGACCCCGCACGCGGGCGTCACGGCCGTCTGGGACACCTGCCGCTCGCTGGTGACCTCCCTGGTCCGCCCGGCCCCGGTCGCCGCCTCGACGCACCCGGGCACGCACCGCCTGCGCATCGAGGCGGACGGGGTGCTGCTGAACGACCTGGACACCCCGGTCCGGGACCTCTCGGTGACCTCCCAGGGCGGCGGGGGCCTCGCCGACGTCGTCGTCCGCACCGGTTCCGGCGAGGACGTGACGGCGGAGGCCCAGGCCGTCACGGTCTCCGGCGCGGACTTCCGCTACCGGGCGGACATACAGACCGGGGGGCCGGTGCGGACCCGGACCTGGACGGTCCGGGCGGGCGCCTGGGGGCTGATGCTGCCCGGCCCGGCGAGCGCCGACGCGGCGGCGGGCGCAGGCTGGTAG
- a CDS encoding sensor histidine kinase — translation MTETQTKTSSPEFRAAAGAIDGLRDDLLRNVFAYRPLPPLSPDGRLVRRLPEGLRKGVVWAPHAVVLFAGFLVMMAGFSEWEYRFLMGVVPAIPVAMTLVRPVAAFWASLVATVFCAVLGSQGLWGPSAFMAQVTVLVVVAARTRPRTAAWMWLVTLLFGVLLEAGDPSITAPVVTLSAFALLVVAVVQIRRDAEREVTVQRTVTAVERDRRTLLEERTTIARELHDVVAHHMSVVAIQAEAAPYRVENPPPELEQAFATIRENAVAALTELRRVLGVVRAEDYEAPDAPQPTLAALDGLLDNVRETGLETEKVITGAVRELPQGVELSAYRIVQEALSNSLRHAPGASARVELGYVLGGLGLRVVNGPARGLVKPSPGAGHGITGMRERVAMLNGEMTAGPTADGGYEVAVFLPVPLSEQPEQPEQPERRGPREAAARTDGAGDGGGDAGTTVVIDRDGRA, via the coding sequence GTGACCGAGACCCAGACGAAGACCAGTAGCCCGGAGTTCCGGGCAGCCGCAGGGGCGATAGACGGCCTGCGGGACGACCTCCTGCGCAACGTGTTCGCCTACCGGCCGCTGCCGCCGCTGAGCCCGGACGGACGGCTGGTCCGGCGACTGCCCGAGGGGCTGCGCAAGGGCGTCGTCTGGGCCCCCCACGCCGTGGTGCTGTTCGCCGGCTTCCTCGTGATGATGGCCGGGTTCTCCGAGTGGGAGTACCGCTTCCTGATGGGGGTGGTGCCCGCGATCCCGGTGGCGATGACGCTCGTCCGGCCGGTCGCCGCGTTCTGGGCGTCGCTGGTGGCCACCGTCTTCTGCGCCGTCCTCGGCAGCCAGGGGCTGTGGGGGCCGAGCGCCTTCATGGCCCAGGTGACGGTCCTGGTGGTCGTGGCCGCGCGGACCCGTCCCCGTACGGCCGCCTGGATGTGGCTGGTGACCCTGCTGTTCGGGGTGCTGCTGGAGGCCGGCGACCCGTCGATCACCGCGCCCGTGGTCACCCTCTCCGCCTTCGCACTGCTCGTCGTCGCCGTGGTCCAGATCCGGCGCGACGCCGAACGCGAGGTCACCGTGCAGCGCACCGTCACCGCCGTCGAGCGCGACCGGCGCACACTGCTGGAGGAGCGCACCACCATCGCCCGGGAGCTGCACGACGTCGTCGCCCACCACATGTCGGTCGTCGCGATCCAGGCCGAGGCCGCCCCCTACCGGGTCGAGAACCCGCCGCCCGAGCTGGAGCAGGCCTTCGCCACCATCCGGGAGAACGCGGTGGCCGCCCTCACCGAGCTGCGCCGCGTCCTCGGGGTCGTCCGGGCGGAGGACTACGAGGCCCCGGACGCCCCGCAGCCCACCCTCGCCGCCCTCGACGGGCTCCTGGACAACGTCCGCGAGACGGGCCTGGAGACGGAGAAGGTGATCACCGGGGCCGTCCGCGAGCTGCCGCAGGGCGTCGAGCTGTCGGCGTACCGGATCGTCCAGGAGGCCCTGAGCAACAGCCTCCGGCACGCGCCGGGAGCCTCGGCGAGGGTCGAGCTCGGCTACGTCCTCGGCGGGCTCGGGCTGCGCGTGGTCAACGGGCCCGCGCGGGGCCTGGTCAAGCCCTCGCCCGGGGCCGGGCACGGGATCACCGGGATGCGGGAGCGGGTCGCGATGCTGAACGGCGAGATGACGGCCGGGCCGACGGCCGACGGCGGGTACGAGGTCGCCGTGTTCCTTCCCGTACCGCTGTCCGAGCAGCCGGAGCAGCCGGAGCAGCCGGAGCGGCGCGGGCCCCGCGAGGCGGCGGCGAGGACGGACGGGGCGGGTGACGGTGGCGGTGACGCCGGGACCACCGTCGTCATCGACCGGGACGGCCGGGCATGA